The Indicator indicator isolate 239-I01 chromosome 32, UM_Iind_1.1, whole genome shotgun sequence genome contains a region encoding:
- the DISP3 gene encoding protein dispatched homolog 3, whose amino-acid sequence MDTEDDPLLQDVWLDEEDEDVAFSSQKRREGALLCGKSPCRVRPLHITLPVSGFWNVVGWVFTNPYCASFILFLGCAIPAVLAIVMFLHYPALDIDISYNAFEIRNHESSQRFDALALALKSQFGSWGRNRRDLADFTSETLQRLIFEQLQQLHLNASHLGVSARVKRSTPESRMSSQAQLNPGNRTARTGRGAPHWDYSSTYISANTQTHAHWRIELIFLARGDSENNIFTTERLVTIHEVERKIMDHPHFREFCWKPHEVLKDLPLGSYSYCSPPSSLMTYFFPTERGGKIYYDGMGQDLADIQGSLELAMTHPEFYWYVDEGLSAENKKSSLLRSEILFGAPLPNYYSVEDRWEEQRHKFQNFVITYVAMLAKQSTSKVQVLYGGTDLFDYEVRRTFNNDMLLAFISSSCIAVLVYILTSCSVFLSFFGIASIGLSCLVALFLYHVVFGIQYLGILNGVAAFVIVGIGVDDVFVFINTYRQTTHLKDLRLRMIHTIQTAGKATFFTSLTTAAAYAANIFSQIPAVHDFGLFMSLIVSCCWVAVLFTMPAALGIWTLYVSPVESSCQTSCSQKCTKKSALHLAEDLFIASETTSRAGRETLPYLDDDIPLLSVEDEPASLEIGDVPLVSVMPENLQLPTEKSSRGHLITHLQELLECWVLWSAVKRRWVIVGLFLLVLLLSIFFASRLHPASRAPVLFRPDTNIQVLLDLKYNLSAEGISCITCSGLFQEKPHSLQNNIRTSLEKKKRGSGSPWGSKGSTNDAGQQDLQGTVYISKSRSKGRPAIYRFSLNASVPAPWQMVSPGDGEVPSFQVYRVPFGNFTRKLTACVSTVGLLKQTSPRKWMMTTLSCDTKRGWKFDFSFYVAAKEQQRTRKLYFAQSHKPPYHGRVCVAPPGCLLSSSPDGPTKGILYVPSEKAPKAKLSATSGFNPCMNTGCGKPAVRPLVDTGAMVFVVFGIRGINRTRHLDNHVLGDMGSVIYDDSFDLFKEIGNLCRLCKAIASNTELVKSGGAQCLPSGYSISSFLQMLHPECKNIPEPNLLPGQLSHGAVGVKDGKVQWISMAFESTTYKGKSSFQTYADYLKWETFLQQQLQLFPEGSALRHGFQTCEHWKQIFMEIIGVQSALYGLVLSLVICVAAVAVFTTHILLLLPVLLSILGVVCLVVTIMYWSGWEMGAVEAISLSILVGSSVDYCVHLVEGYLLAGENLPLCQAEDPGACRQWRTIEAVRHVGVAIVSSAVTTVIATVPLFFCIIAPFAKFGKIVALNTGVSILYTLTVSTALLSIMGPSTFTRSRTSCLKAVAGVLLAGLLGLCICLVLLKSGFKIPLPSGTAL is encoded by the exons ATGGACACAGAGGATGACCCATTGTTACAGGACGTCTGGCTagatgaggaggatgaggatgtaGCCTTCAGCTCCCAGAAGAGGCGAGAGGGTGCTCTCCTGTGTGGGAAAAGCCCCTGCAGAGTCAGGCCCCTGCATATTACACTGCCTGTGTCTGGCTTCTGGAATGTTGTTGGCTGGGTATTTACCAACCCCTACTGCGCCAGCTTCATCCTCTTCCTGGGCTGTGCCATCCCTGCTGTGCTTGCTATTGTCATGTTCCTCCACTACCCAGCCCTGGACATCGACATCTCCTACAATGCTTTTGAGATCCGTAACCACGAGTCCTCTCAGCGCTTTGATGCTCTTGCCTTGGCCCTCAAGTCCCAGTTTGGGTCATGGGGGAGGAACCGCCGGGATCTGGCTGACTTCACTTCTGAAACCCTGCAGAGGCTCATctttgagcagctccagcaactCCATCTCAATGCTTCCCATCTTGGGGTCAGTGCCCGAGTCAAGCGCAGCACCCCAGAGAGCAGGATGAGCTCCCAGGCCCAGCTGAACCCAGGAAACAGGACTGCCCGGACTGGGAGGGGTGCCCCCCACTGGGACTACTCCAGCACTTACATCAGTGCCAACACACAGACCCATGCCCACTGGCGCATCGAGCTCATCTTTCTGGCTCGAGGGGACTCTGAGAACAACATCTTCACCACCGAGCGCCTGGTTACCATCCACGAGGTCGAGCGCAAGATCATGGACCACCCTCACTTCCGTGAGTTCTGCTGGAAGCCCCAtgaggtcttgaaggacctgCCCCTGGGCTCCTACTCCTActgctctcctcccagctccctcatgaCCTACTTCTTTCCCACtgaaagaggagggaagataTACTATGATGGCATGGGACAAGACCTTGCTGACATCCAAG GGTCCCTGGAGCTGGCCATGACCCATCCCGAATTCTACTGGTATGTGGATGAGGGCCTGTCTGCTGAGAACAAGAAGAGCTCTCTGCTGCGGAGTGAAATCCTCTTTGGGGCACCGCTGCCCAACTACTACTCAGTGGAAGATCGCTGGGAAGAGCAGCGCCACAAGTTCCAGAACTTTGTCATCACCTACGTGGCCATGCTGGCCAAGCAGTCCACAAG CAAAGTCCAGGTGCTGTATGGAGGGACGGATTTATTTGACTATGAAGTGAGGAGGACTTTCAACAACGACATGTTGCTGGCCTTCATCAGCAGTAGCTGCATAGCTGTCTTGGTCTACATCCTTACCTCCTGCTCAG TGTTCCTGTCGTTCTTTGGCATCGCCAGTATTGGCCTAAGCTGCCTGGTGGCTCTGTTCCTGTACCACGTCGTGTTTGGGATCCAGTACCTGGGAATACTCAACGGTGTGGCTGCCTTTGTCATTGTGGGGATTG GGGTCGATGATGTCTTTGTTTTCATCAACACCTACCGCCAAACCACCCACCTGAAGGACCTGCGGCTGCGCATGATCCACACCATCCAGACAGCAGGGAAGGCCACCTTCTTCACCTCCctcaccacagctgcagcctaTGCTGCCAACATCTTCTCCCAG ATCCCAGCTGTACATGACTTTGGACTCTTCATGTCACTCattgtgtcctgctgctgggtaGCTGTGCTCTTCACCATGCCAGCTGCTCTTGGAATATGGACCCTTTATGTGTCCCCAGTAGAGAGCTCTTGCCAAACCAG CTGTAGCCAGAAGTGCACCAAAAAGAGTGCCTTGCACCTGGCTGAAGATCTCTTCATTGCCTCAGAGACCAcctccagagcaggcagagagacTCTTCCGTATCTAGATGATGACATCCCACTGCTCAGTGTGGAGGATGAGCCTG CCTCTCTGGAAATAGGGGATGTCCCCTTGGTATCTGTGATGCCAGAAAATCTGCAGCTTCccacagagaagagcagccgGGGTCACTTGATAActcacctgcaggagctgctggaatgcTGGGTGCTGTGGTCTGCAGTGAAGAGGAGATGGGTGATTGTGG GGCTCTTTCTCCTTGTTTTGCTCCTGTCCATATTCTTCGCTAGTCGCCTCCACCCAGCTAGCCGTGCCCCAGTCCTGTTCCGGCCAGACACCAACATCCAGGTGCTGCTGGACCTGAAATACAACCTGAGTGCTGAAGGCATCTCCTGCATCACCTGCTCAG GTTTGTTTCAGGAAAAGCCCCACAGTTTGCAGAACAACATTAGAACctccttggaaaaaaagaagaggggcTCAGGGTCAccttggggaagcaaagggagcacAAATGATGCAGGGCAGCAAG atCTCCAGGGGACTGTGTATATCTCCAAGTCCAGAAGCAAGGGAAGACCAGCTATCTACAGATTCTCACTCAATGCcagtgtccctgctccctggcagATGGTGTCACCAGGAGATGGGGAGGTGCCTTCATTCCAG GTGTATAGAGTGCCTTTCGGTAACTTCACCAGGAAGCTGACAGCTTGTGTGTCCACAGTAGGGCTGCTTAAGCAGACGAGCCCCAGGAAGTGGATGATGACCACCTTGTCCTGTGACACCAAGAGAGGCTGGAAGTTCGACTTCAGTTTCTACGTGGCCGCCAAGGAGCAGCAGCGAACACG GAAACTATATTTTGCCCAGTCACATAAGCCCCCTTACCATGGCCGAGTGTGTGTGGCACCTCCTGGCTGTCTTCTCAGCTCTAGCCCAGATGGACCCACCAAAGGCATCCTTTATGTTCCCAGTGAGAAAG CACCCAAAGCAAAGCTGTCAGCCACTTCTGGATTTAACCCCTGCATGAACACAGGCTGCGGGAAGCCAGCGGTGCGGCCCCTGGTAGACACAGGAGCCATGGTGTTCGTGGTGTTTGGCATCAGAGGCATCAACCGCACAAGACACCTGGACAACCACGTCCTTGGAGACATG GGCAGCGTTATCTATGATGACAGCTTCGACCTCTTCAAAGAGATTGGCAACCTGTGCCGCCTCTGCAAAGCCATCGCCAGCAACACCGAGCTGGTGAAGTCAGGAGGGGCTCAGTGCCTGCCCTCTG gtTACAGCATCTCCTCCTTTCTGCAGATGTTGCACCCTGAGTGCAAGAACATTCCTGAGCCAAACCTGCTGCCTGGACAGCTCTCTCATGGGGCAGTGGGGGTGAAGGATGGCAAGGTGCAGTGGATCTCCATGGCATTTGAATCG ACAACCTATAAGGGGAAATCTTCCTTCCAGACCTATGCTGACTACCTGAAATGGGAGACATTCCTGCAGCAGCAACTCCAACTCTTCCCAGAGGGCTCTGCTCTCCGACATGGTTTTCAGACCTGTGAGCACTGGAAGCAGATCTTCATGGAGATCATAG GAGTGCAGAGTGCCCTGTATGGtcttgtcctctccctggtTATTTGTGTGGCTGCAGTGGCAGTGTTTACCACTcacatcctcctcctgctgccagtgctgctcagcatttTAG GGGTGGTCTGCTTGGTGGTGACCATCATGTACTGGTCTGGCTGGGAAATGGGAGCTGTGGAAGCCATTTCCCTCTCCATCCTCGTTGGCTCCTCTGTCGATTACTGCGTGCACTTAGTGGAGGGCTACCTGCTGGCAGGGGAAAACCTGcccctgtgccaggcagag GACCCCGGAGCGTGCCGGCAGTGGCGGACGATTGAAGCCGTGCGCCACGTGGGGGTGGCCATCGTCTCCAGTGCTGTCACCACAGTGATCGCCACCGTCCCACTCTTCTTCTGCATCATTGCTCCTTTCGCCAAGTTTGGGAAGATCGTGGCCCTCAACACTGGGGTCTCCATCCTGTACACCCTGACtgtcagcacagccctgctgagcatCATGGGCCCCAGCACCTTCACCCGCAGCAGGACTTCTTGCCTCAAGGCTGTGGCGGGAGTGCTTCTGGCTGGCCTGCTGGGTCTGTGCATCTGCCTCGTCCTGCTGAAGAGTGGATTTAAGATCCCTCTCCCCAGTGGGACAGCCCTCTAG